In Toxorhynchites rutilus septentrionalis strain SRP unplaced genomic scaffold, ASM2978413v1 HiC_scaffold_62, whole genome shotgun sequence, the following proteins share a genomic window:
- the LOC129782395 gene encoding uncharacterized protein LOC129782395 produces MPTFMTRQQEELLEESPAFAIVPVDHFRGIGKPNAIVRPLRHNREVIEGQHIIDLHPDYKLIHELEAQIIPNFGNKKSDRNNNNTISTNTAVTKRTDRGKHNDFTKELDAKLRRLQNDSSKHSSKNGSSQEVNVKKKPLFITTVPKGVFLQPTKELPRLIPSAATLRRIYAYESRPRILTAKSINNNNNDINHPNHNSQQHLCKHGPQHNKTAIAPDESEEQDVAKAASNGVPKHNCINRTM; encoded by the exons ATGCCAACTTTTATGACACGACAACAGGAAGAGCTTTTGGAAGAAAGTCCAGCGTTTGCAATCGTGCCAGTCGACCATTTCCGGGGAATAGGAAAACCAAATGCCATTGTCCGTCCTTTACGACACAACAGAGAAGTTATTGAAGGACAACACATCATCGACTTGCATCCTGATTACAAACTAATCCATGAATTGGAAGCACAGATCATCCCCAATTTTGGCAACAAGAAAAGTGatagaaataataataacactATCAGCACCAACACTGCCGTAACTAAAAGGACGGATCGTGGGAAGCACAATGATTTCACCAAAGAATTAGATGCAAAATTGAGACGACTGCAAAATGATTCCTCCAAGCATTCATCAAAAAAT GGAAGCTCGCAGGAGGTTAACGTCAAGAAAAAACCCCTTTTCATCACAACCGTACCCAAGGGTGTGTTTCTTCAACCGACCAAAGAGTTACCCAGACTTATTCCATCGGCGGCGACTCTGCGCCGTATTTACGCCTATGAGAGCCGTCCAAGGATTCTGACCGCGAAAAGCATTAACAATAATAACAACGACATCAATCATCCTAACCACAACAGTCAGCAGCACTTGTGCAAACATGGACCTCAACATAATAAAACTGCTATCGCCCCAGATGAATCGGAGGAACAGGACGTGGCAAAGGCCGCATCCAATGGCGTTCCAAAACACAACTGCATAAACCGGACCATGAG
- the LOC129782394 gene encoding uncharacterized protein LOC129782394, with the protein MDVSLIIILLFLPFSHNKFIQLHDITNNPGALTLSAGEGRIQEGYNRLLHTVDLQELGVTIEILENLILKVNSSTGDFSRLIYIKFKEINNTYKALLPNIQRNKRSIETLGSVLKFVTGNLDAEDLRHINSNIDAIKRSENKLMEQNNKQIVMNQEFKNRIQTLTNVIKQHENVILKLNTQKGYVITENTKISILFQLDMVLQTLRTIENTIALAKLNIVTRQLLTINELKIVAEQLKQANVKLDSLKDAYNYLSITVLYHGRHLIISIDIPRVSPIIYERMIIEELPILNKTVNIDHQTVLVHSNETMAVLAEFEQIAKIHIYKRNQLLNITNDLCVAPLVRGRSGKCPFKETPPTTEYKLLTYGTLVVKATLENVVMSRKADLSQLLEPNFPDRCMKWERNGTNQPQPRGVYTWISAPRAIYNNRKLIRNGG; encoded by the exons ATGGACGTTTCATTAATCATTATCCTACTGTTCCTTCCCTTTTCCCACAATAAATTTATCCAATTACACGATATCACAAATAATCCTGGAGCGCTAACTTTAAGCGCGGGAGAGGGCAGAATTCAAGAAGGATACAATAGATTACTTCACACAGTAGATTTGCAAGAATTAGGAGTCACAATTGAAATACTGGAAAATTTAATACTGAAGGTTAATAGTTCAACAGGTGATTTTTCTAGGCTTATTTATATCAAGTTTAAGGAAATTAATAATACATACAAAGCCCTTCTCCCAAACATTCAaagaaacaaaagatcaatCGAAACATTAGGCAgtgttttaaaatttgttacaGGCAATTTAGACGCTGAAGATTTACGACACATTAATTCAAACATAGATGCTATTAAAAGATCTGAAAACAAACTAatggaacaaaataataaacagatTGTAATGAACCAAGAATTCAAAAATCGTATACAAACATTGACAAATGTAATAAAACAGCATGAAAATGTCATATTAAAATTGAATACACAAAAAGGATATGTAATTACAGAAAACACTAAAATTTCCATACTTTTTCAGTTAGACATGGTGTTACAAACACTAAGAACAATAGAAAATACGATAGCACTTGCCAAATTAAATATTGTAACCAGACAGTTATTAACAATCAATGAACTTAAAATTGTAGCCGAACAATTAAAACAAGCAAATGTTAAATTAGACAGTTTAAAAGATGCATACAACTACCTCTCGATAACTGTGCTTTACCATGGACGCCATCTCATCATTAGCATCGACATCCCAAGGGTATCACCCATAATTTACGAAAGAATGATTATCGAAGAACTCCCAATCTTAAATAAAACCGTCAATATTGATCACCAAACAGTTCTAGTGCATTCCAACGAAACAATGGCAGTCTTAGCAGAGTTTGAACAAATAGCCAAAATCCATATTTATAAACGAAACCAATTGTTGAATATTACCAACGACTTGTGTGTTGCACCTTTAGTTCGAGGACGAAGTGGGAAATGCCCCTTCAAAGAAACACCACCCACAACAGAATATAAACTTCTGACTTATGGAACATTAGTAGTCAAAGCTACGCTAGAAAACGTTGTGATGAGCA GGAAAGCAGATTTGAGTCAACTATTGGAGCCAAATTTCCCCGATCGCTGTATGAAATGGGAGCGAAATGGGACCAATCAGCCACAACCACGTGGTGTATACACTTGGATAAGTGCCCCACGAGCTATCTACAACAATCGGAAGCTTATACGAAATGGAGGGTGA